The Pimelobacter simplex genomic sequence ATCTGCTCGCGCTGCCAGGCGGCGGCGAGGTCGGGAGGCAGGTCGAGGGTGGTCTCGGACGAGCCGAGGAGGAGGTAGCCGTCCGGCGCGAGCATCGGCAGCATCCGGCGCAGGATGTCGGCCTTGGTGGCGGCGTCGAAGTAGATGAGGACGTTGCGCAGCCAGATCACGTCGAACGTGCCCAGCCCGACGTACGGCGCGGCGAGGTTGAGGTGGCGCACGGTGATCCGCTCGCGCAGCCGCTCGGCGATCTCCCACTCGCGCCCGACCCGGGTGAAGTAGCGCACCAGGCTGGTCGCGGGCAGCCCGCGGTTGACCTCGACCTGGCTGTAGCGCCCGGCGCGGACCCGCTCCAGCATCTGGGTGGAGATGTCGGTCGCGACGATCTCGTACTGCCAGCCCGCGGGGAGGTGCTGGTCGAGCAGCATCGCGATCGAGTACGCCTCCTGCCCGCTGGAGCAGGCGGCGCTCCAGATCCGCAGCCGACGGGTCACGGAGCGTGCCTCCAGCAGCGGCGGCAGCATCGCGTCGGTGAAGGCCTGGTACGGCGAGTGGTCGCGGAACCAGCTGGTCTCGTTGATGGTGAGCGCGTCGATCACCTTGCGCCGCTCGTCGGCGTCGAAGGCCAACCGGGCGACGTACTGCTCGAGGCCGAGGCCGCACGCGTTGGCGAGGGGGGTCAGGCGTGCCTCGACGAGGTACTCCTTGCCCTCGTCGTACACCATCGACGTCTCCTTGCGCACCAGCGCCGAGACGGAGGCGAAGGCGGAGGTCGCGGTCATGCCGGTCTGATCGGCGCTCCGGTGGACTTCCTGAGGGCTCAGGCCGCGCCGGGTCGGGCCGATGGGACGGGGGTGACACAGATCAGGGTGCTCGTGGTCGACGACTCGGCGCTGGTGCGGCGGCTGGTGACGGCCGCGCTCCAGCAGGCTGCCGACATCGAGGTCGCCGGCGTCGCCCGGGACGGCCTGGAGGCGGTCCGGATGGTCGACGAGCTGCGCCCCGACGTGGTCACCCTCGACATCGAGATGCCGAACCTCGACGGTCTCGGCGCGCTCACCCGGATCCGCGAGAAGCACGCCCGGTTGCCGGTCATCATGTTCTCGACGCTCACCGAGCGCGGGGCGACCGCCACCCTCGACGCGCTCTCCCGCGGGGCCTCGGACTACGTCACCAAGCCGTCCAACACCGGCCAGATCGCCGACGGCATCGCGGCGATCCGCGACCAGCTCGTGCCCCGGATCCGCGCCCTGGCGGGCATCCGCAAGCTGACGCCCGGCGTCGGCGGCGGCCGGCCCGTCGTACGGCGGGCGCGGGCGCTGCCGCCGACGGCCCCGGTCTCGGCGCTGCTCATCGGCTGCTCCACCGGCGGCCCGGACGCGCTGGCCCGGCTGCTGCCCCAGCTGCCCGGCGACCTCGGCGTACCGGTGCTCGTGGTGCAGCACATGCCCCCGGTGTTCACGGCGATGCTCGCCCAGCGGCTCGACAAGGTCTCCGCGCTGACGGTCCGCGAGGCCGCGGACGGCGACGAGGTGCGGGCCGGCGAGGTGCTCATCGCTCCGGGCGACTTCCACCTCCGGGTCCGGCGTACCGCCCTGGGGGGACGGGCCGTGCTCGACCAGGGCCCGCAGGAGAACTTCTGCCGCCCGGCGGTCGACGTCCTCTTCCGCTCCGCCGTCGAGGTGTACGGCGGCGGTGCGCTCGCCACGGTGCTCACCGGGATGGGCCAGGACGGCCTCGCCGGCGCCCGCGACCTCGCCGCGGCCGGCGCCCGGATCATCGTCCAGGACGAGGATTCCTCGGTCGTGTGGGGGATGCCGGGAGCAGTGGCCGGCGCGGGTCTCGCCGACGACGTGCTGCCGCTGGAGCGGCTCGCCGAGCGGATCACCTCGACCGTGCGGCGCTCCCGGACCGCGGCGGTCTGATCGTCAGCGGGTCGTGAACCAGCGCGGGCTGGTCACCAGGGCCCGTGCCTGCGTCCGGTCGAGCCGTGGCTCGGGGGCGACCACACCGACGAGGAAGCCGTCGTCGGTGTAGTAACTGACCCAGAGCTCCTGCTGGTCGTCGCCGCGGCCGGGCTCGATGAGGAGCCAGCCGCCGTCGACCTGCGTGCACCGAGGCGCCGGAGAGATGCGGTAGGCGCCCTGGCAGGCCTCGCGGGCAGTGGTGGTGACGCGTTGCTTGCGCGCGGGTCCGGCGACGGCGGCGTAGCCGTCCCAGCGCTGCAGCGTGACGCTCGCGCTCGCGCCGTCGAGCAGGAACGACACCCGCCGGCCGTCGCGCGACGCGTCGTTCATGAGCGTGATCACCCGGCTCGCCGCATGCTCGACCTCGAGCTCGGTGAGCGCCACGTCCGGGGGCACGAGGCCAGCGGTGACGTCGGCGAGCGCAGCGTCGGGCACGAGCCGCCGCTCGGTCGCGATCACCGGCCCGGTGCCGGGGGCATAGGTGGTGGCGGCCGTCGGCGACGGGGCGGGCGACGCGGTGTGCGTGGTCGGCTCGACGGCGACGTCGCGATCGCCCTCGCCCGGCCCGGAGCCGTCGAGGACGCCCACGAGACCGGCGGCACCGGTGACGGCGACCACCAGGGCGGCGCTCGTCCACGCGGTCGCCACGCGCCGGCGGTGCCGGCTCCGGCGGCGGCGTCCGTCGCTGAGCGCATCGCCGAGGATGCGGGCCTGGACGTCGGCGCCGGGCGGGTCGATCCCCGCGCAGGTGCGGGTGATCAGGTCGGTCAGCTCGGTGTCGGTCACGATTCCGTCCTTTCGGGGACGAGGTCGGCGAAGGAGAGCCCGAGACGCTCCCGGAGGACGCGGCGGGCCCGCATCAGCCGCTTGCGCAC encodes the following:
- a CDS encoding CheR family methyltransferase, with the translated sequence MTATSAFASVSALVRKETSMVYDEGKEYLVEARLTPLANACGLGLEQYVARLAFDADERRKVIDALTINETSWFRDHSPYQAFTDAMLPPLLEARSVTRRLRIWSAACSSGQEAYSIAMLLDQHLPAGWQYEIVATDISTQMLERVRAGRYSQVEVNRGLPATSLVRYFTRVGREWEIAERLRERITVRHLNLAAPYVGLGTFDVIWLRNVLIYFDAATKADILRRMLPMLAPDGYLLLGSSETTLDLPPDLAAAWQREQIGRVPAYRRAPALSLTSTGA
- a CDS encoding protein-glutamate methylesterase/protein-glutamine glutaminase, with product MTQIRVLVVDDSALVRRLVTAALQQAADIEVAGVARDGLEAVRMVDELRPDVVTLDIEMPNLDGLGALTRIREKHARLPVIMFSTLTERGATATLDALSRGASDYVTKPSNTGQIADGIAAIRDQLVPRIRALAGIRKLTPGVGGGRPVVRRARALPPTAPVSALLIGCSTGGPDALARLLPQLPGDLGVPVLVVQHMPPVFTAMLAQRLDKVSALTVREAADGDEVRAGEVLIAPGDFHLRVRRTALGGRAVLDQGPQENFCRPAVDVLFRSAVEVYGGGALATVLTGMGQDGLAGARDLAAAGARIIVQDEDSSVVWGMPGAVAGAGLADDVLPLERLAERITSTVRRSRTAAV